Sequence from the Cuniculiplasma divulgatum genome:
GTATGTTGAATGCGAGCAACAATTATTGGGGTCCACATTTCCTTCCTGCTTTGAATGGATTCAATGGATATTCTGGTAACGTATCTGTTCTTCCGGTATCCCATCATCCATTCGTAAATCAGAGAGAGTTTGGTTTTGGTATGATTTTTTCTGGTTTATTCAGTTTCCCAAGCAGGTCACTGGAGAGCTTTATCTTCAGGTGAAGGGGCCGTTTAAAACTGCCCCAACTTTTAATAAAATTAACATTTGTGGAGCTGGAAGGACTTTTTCAATAAAATAAACGAGTAACTGCATGTCTCTGTATAGTAAAATATTTGATTCAATTGAGAATGAGCCAAAAGGTGGGAATGCTAGATCAGCAGGAAAGAAGTGAGATCCTGAAATTATCCTGGAACAACATTTTCCCCAATTCGATTTATGGATTTCTTTCACTCCTGTCGATTTTACTCATGTATTTTCTTGGAACGCGCCAAGGAACAGTGTTTACAGATCCGATTCTTGATCCAATGCTCTACCAGCCATTTGCTGGAATCGCAGCAATAGTTCTGCTCAACGCATTACTGGGCAGGCATCCCACAGTACAGGCGTATCTTGTTGGGGCACTTGTAGTGGCCTATGCCTACATGGCAGTTGCTGTTCTTCCGGATTTCAGCCTTTTCATCTTTCCCCTGATTTCACTGGCCCTTTCGGTTATGCTTGCCTTAAGGATAAACATGCCCCGGAAATCAAAGATTTCCAGGATTGCAATGTTTGTGTCCGTGTCAATCTTTATGCTGATTCTTGGTGGTGCACTCAGATTTTACAACAACCCTGCAGAGTTCACCATGGCTTTCGGATCAATATATGATGATGAAAATCCTCTGGGTGTTCCATTCCTCTTCTATAATGGTATAGTCATATACAGCAGATTTCTTGTTATTACAGTTAGCATCCCCATAATAGTTATGTTCACCGGCCTTGCAGCCGTACTGACCGAGAATTATCACCTCATTGTAAGGTATGCTTCGACAAGGCGTATTGCGGGAATAGGGAAAAACTTCAACAGCGCCTTGACAGTTTTAAGCTGCCAGTGCGAAGGCATAACAGCATCGTTTCCGTCCATAGTGGCCACAGTTCTCCTTTCTGCCGTTATTCCACTGATATCCCTGAGCATAATCCTGGTTCTGATGACCAACCTGCTTCTATCCAGATATTTCATGAAGGGCAGAAAAGTAAGAATCCTGGACCGCATATGGGCAATGCCTTCAAAGAGCTATTTCACTGCCATAGTTGCTGTTTTCCTCCCCCTGGAGATTCTCTTCATAGTAACCAGCGTTTATCTTGGGTATTTCAGGAACCTCACGGTCTTTTCTGCAATCAATATTTCCATGTTTGTGTACGGCATACTTTTCTATCATGCCATAGCACAGATTCTTGGCTTCAGGATCAATATACCTGCGTACATTGAATATATCATAATCGCTGTATCAACTCTTCTGATGTTCATATGGTATATCCCTGCTCTTACCACAGATTCTGTGACACTAGTGTCGTATTTTGTAATGATGGGTTTCACTTCATTGATTTCAGGTGCATTGGCGGGATTGCTTTTCCAGAATATCAACACAAGGCACAGATTGCTCTATTTCCAGTACCTTACAATGATGATAAGCACCCTTGCCATTGTTGTTTTCTATATCAGCGTGATTGCCCTGCATGTCATATGGCCATACTTTGGAATGGCTGAGCAGATAGAATTCTCACTGGTTATCTGGGGCATTTCACTGCCCTTTGTATGGCTTGGCACCAACATTTCACTTAACTCTGAATCCTCCACGGCAGTACATGTTACCCCATATATCGATTCGGGCATGAGGGAACCTACATAATATATTGCCAGAAAAATGTCATTTTATCATGGCAGCTTCAGACAGGTATCCATGTTTTGTCTTGATCCCGCAACAAAAAAGGAGTGATTTATAGGGAAATCCGCTGATATCATCCATACATCGATTCTGAACCTTTAATATCGCCCTGGCTGATTATTTCGTTAAGAATTCTTCCGGCATCCTGTGGATTGATCCCCAGGTTCTTGGTCAGGAATTCAAGAATCTCGGCACGGCTCTTTCCCTGCGCAACAAGATCCTGGATCATCATCACCATTCTGTCGCTGACCTGCTTATTGAATTCCTCTTCAAGGTGAAGGGTGTGCACCATGAGGTAAAGCGCTGAAAGAAGCACGTTCAGGGCCAGATTCATCTGATCCTTTGTCAGGGAATCCGTGGCGAGATCAACCCTCGCAATAACCTCCTCATTTATGCCGAATACCATGAACTTAGCTATGTCAAGCCTCTGGTTAAGTATCAATAGCACACGATATATTGAGAGCCTGTCCTGATTCTCCAGCACCGCTGTCTCGATTCCGGTTCTCACGGTGATGTGCAAGGCCTCCGGGTGAAATCCAATGAGAAATGCAAATGGTATCTTCTCGTTCTCGAGGACAAGGTGCCATTGGTCCCATTTCATCTTCCACGGGAGATCTATGAGGGTCTTGGAATCTTCAGTTCCATCCGAAAACCATGCCACAACCTGTTTCTTAATAGCTTCCAGATCTACCATAAAGATGTATTCCAAATTAGTGTAATAATTTGTCTTTGATCTGAACAGTAGAGTCATGCTCTATGCAAATGCGTACAGGATTCTGTAATATTCATGGTGAGATTTGGGGTTGCCCTTAAGTCTCAGTAGATGGATTCTGCCAGGAGATAAGGCGCCACCGGAAAATTGGGAGGTGATGAATTCCTCTCTTTCCACAGGCTTAGAATACGATCCTTCAATATCTGTGCCTGAGCCAACTTTTCCGGTGCTGAAAGAATCCCGAGTCTTTCCTTCGTGACAGTATCATAGTATGGTGAATCCCTGTATTCCACCAAGGGTGAGATATATACAACATCGCCCCGGCTCAGGGGAAGTTCAGCAACAAAATCGGAAGTGTCTCTTATATGATCCTCTGCCAGTGCCCTGCCGCCAGCTCCTGCCATTATTATGACGCCAAGGTCAATTCCGGCAGCCTTCATCTGCCTCATTTCCGCAAGTGCCGTGTCCAGATTCATTGGCTTGTTCAGAATATCCAGTACTCTTCTGCTGCCTGATTCAACGCCTATGTAAACCCTCTTCAGGCCAGCAGAATGCATCTGACTGTAGTCACTTTCGCTCTTGCTCAGCGGGGTCGTGAATGCATCCGAAAATGCATATACCGGCAGGCCGAGAGTTTCACGCAAGGCTGTGATGACCTTTACAACTTCCGATGTTCGGGTATTTATTGCGTTTGCATCGCCAAGGAAAACTGTCCGTCTGGAATCTAAGCCCTTCCCCAGAACTGCCCGCAGCTCATTAACATGGGAGAGGACAGAGCTCACAGAACCTACGGCATAGTTTATTCCGGTGTAGAGGCGGCAGAAACTGCATTTATTCCATGAGCACCCTCGTGTATATCTTATGTATAAGGCAAAATACTGGTCAGGCGGTATGACCGGTATTCCTCCGCCATATATTTCACTGAGTTTTCCCGCATCGGAAACCAGCCATTCCCAGTCTCTCTTTCCCATCCAGCTCAGACCTGGCTCATCATTCCCCGACAATCCTGCATCCGAAGCAAGTGTGCCGAGCCTGCTATAAATAACGTTTGCAATTTCCTGCGCCTCACCATATTCCAGTTCTCTGGTTGTTCTTACTCCATTTACCGCAATGATTTCAATGAACCGGTTCATTATTGTTCGTCTGTAGCTCCTTCCAGATATTGTGGCAAATATGATCCTCCCTCCCAGATCGAATGTCAGAACGTCTCCGCTAACCTGCCCTATGCTGAAAACACCATGATCAATCTTCCACGCAATATCATTCATGCCATCAACCCGCCAATAGTCTCCGCGGGAATCCGCCATCAGAAGACAACCGGTTTTTCCCGTTCCACTGATTCTTCAACATTTCTTAATTTTTTCAGTCCGACTATGAAAATTCCGGCTGAAATTGTCATGGCAATTGCCCAGTATATACTGCTGTCCCTCACATACAGCGACGGGTGAAAGGGTATCCAGAGATCCAGGAATGCAACACCTCCATCAATGACAGCATGAAGGAATATGGATATTCCCAGTGTTCCTTTCCCAAATCCGGCAATCCTTCCCCATTTCATAAAGGTGGCCGTTCCAGGATGGAAGAGAATTGAAGCTATAACATTCAGAACAATTAGAAGTGCAGGGAACCGTGTAATTCTTCCGATGACAGGCAGTGTGTCAAACATCAGGACTATTATGTCTACAACTGAAAATCCAAGGCCGATATAGAATGCGTACTGCTTCGTCCTTGTGTCAACTGCAACATAGGCAGCCACTTCCTGCATCGTTGCTGCAACCAGTCCCAGATAAAGTCCAAATTCCAGTGGGTGCTGGAATTCAAACGTGCTGTAACCGCTGACGAGAAGCGAAATGCTGAACCCATGCAGACCAAGGTAGATGTACTCCGGAATTTCCTGCACAATGGCCTGAACGAAGAGTGCCACTGCCATGAATACTATGCCGAGGCCCACGGCTATGAGAGCCTCCTTTCCGCTGGTACGTTCTGCTGGTTTCTGTGTATCTATCATTCTGCGCCTAGGAAAGGCCTACCCTCTGGACATCGGACGTAACGTCTGCAACCACTACGGCGGTACCAT
This genomic interval carries:
- a CDS encoding radical SAM protein, encoding MADSRGDYWRVDGMNDIAWKIDHGVFSIGQVSGDVLTFDLGGRIIFATISGRSYRRTIMNRFIEIIAVNGVRTTRELEYGEAQEIANVIYSRLGTLASDAGLSGNDEPGLSWMGKRDWEWLVSDAGKLSEIYGGGIPVIPPDQYFALYIRYTRGCSWNKCSFCRLYTGINYAVGSVSSVLSHVNELRAVLGKGLDSRRTVFLGDANAINTRTSEVVKVITALRETLGLPVYAFSDAFTTPLSKSESDYSQMHSAGLKRVYIGVESGSRRVLDILNKPMNLDTALAEMRQMKAAGIDLGVIIMAGAGGRALAEDHIRDTSDFVAELPLSRGDVVYISPLVEYRDSPYYDTVTKERLGILSAPEKLAQAQILKDRILSLWKERNSSPPNFPVAPYLLAESIY